From the Pseudomonas baltica genome, one window contains:
- the rutC gene encoding pyrimidine utilization protein C, translated as MSKKAIIPAGTGVPIAPFVPGSMADGILYVSGTLPFDKDNNVVHVGDATGQTRHVLETIKGVIETAGGTMDDVTFNMIMLRDWADYPKINAVYAEYFAGEKPARYCIQCGLVKPEALIEIASIAHIG; from the coding sequence ATGAGCAAGAAAGCAATCATCCCTGCCGGCACCGGCGTTCCCATCGCCCCGTTCGTGCCGGGTTCCATGGCCGACGGCATTCTGTACGTGTCTGGCACCCTGCCCTTCGACAAGGACAACAACGTGGTGCATGTAGGCGATGCCACCGGCCAGACCCGCCACGTGCTGGAGACCATCAAAGGGGTAATCGAGACCGCCGGCGGCACGATGGACGACGTCACCTTCAACATGATCATGCTCCGCGACTGGGCCGACTATCCGAAGATCAACGCGGTGTACGCCGAGTACTTCGCCGGCGAAAAGCCCGCGCGCTACTGCATCCAATGCGGCCTGGTCAAACCCGAGGCGCTGATCGAAATCGCCAGCATTGCCCATATCGGCTAA
- the rutB gene encoding pyrimidine utilization protein B, translating to MNAPVSGYSLPQDSQPSRTLPARPEALSLKASETALVVVDMQNAYSSLGGYLDLAGFDVSTTGPVIANIQKALTTARAAGMPVVFFQNGWDPEYVEAGGPGSPNWHKSNALKTMRSRPELHGTLLAKGGWDYELVDELKPQPGDMVVPKTRYSGFFNTNFDSLMRSRGIRNLVFTGIATNVCVESTLRDGFFLEYFGVVLADATHQAGPAFAQQAALFNIETFFGWVASVDDFCATFTPQD from the coding sequence ATGAACGCCCCCGTTTCCGGTTACAGCCTGCCCCAGGACAGCCAGCCCTCCCGCACCCTGCCCGCCCGCCCGGAGGCCCTGAGCCTGAAGGCCAGCGAAACCGCGCTGGTGGTGGTCGACATGCAGAATGCCTATTCCAGCCTGGGTGGCTATCTGGACCTGGCCGGTTTCGACGTCAGCACCACGGGCCCAGTGATCGCCAATATCCAGAAAGCCCTGACCACCGCTCGCGCTGCCGGCATGCCGGTGGTGTTCTTCCAGAACGGCTGGGACCCGGAATACGTCGAGGCCGGCGGCCCCGGCTCGCCCAACTGGCACAAGTCCAACGCGCTGAAAACCATGCGCTCGCGCCCTGAGCTTCACGGCACGTTACTGGCCAAGGGCGGCTGGGACTATGAGTTGGTGGACGAGCTCAAGCCGCAGCCCGGCGACATGGTGGTGCCCAAGACCCGCTACAGCGGCTTTTTCAACACCAACTTCGACAGCCTGATGCGCAGCCGCGGCATTCGCAATCTGGTGTTCACCGGCATCGCCACCAACGTGTGCGTGGAATCGACCCTGCGCGATGGGTTTTTCCTCGAGTACTTCGGCGTGGTGCTCGCCGATGCCACCCACCAGGCTGGCCCGGCATTTGCTCAACAGGCCGCGCTGTTCAACATCGAGACCTTCTTCGGCTGGGTCGCCAGCGTCGATGACTTCTGCGCCACCTTTACCCCTCAAGACTGA
- the rutA gene encoding pyrimidine utilization protein A encodes MDIGIFIPIGNNGWLISENAPQYMPSFELNKQIVQKAEHYGFEFALSMIKLRGFGGKTGFWEHNLESFTLMAGLAAVTSRIQLFATAATLTLPPAIVARMAATIDSISNGRFGVNLVTGWQKPEYEQMGLWPGDEFFSTRYDYLAEYTQVLRDLWTTGHSNLKGKYFTMDDCRVSPQPQADMKIICAGQSETGMAFSSQYADYNFCFGKGVNTPTAFAPTAAKLVEANARTGRNVTACALFMIIADDTDDAARERWEFIKAGADQEAIAWLGEKGAADQSPGSNMRQMADPTSAVNINMGTLVGSWASVARMLDEVATVPGTQGVMLVFDDFIKGVEDFGSKIQPLMHSRQHINTLQESA; translated from the coding sequence ATGGACATTGGCATTTTCATCCCGATCGGCAACAACGGTTGGCTGATCTCGGAAAACGCACCGCAATACATGCCCAGTTTCGAACTCAACAAGCAGATCGTGCAAAAGGCCGAGCACTACGGCTTTGAATTCGCCCTGTCGATGATCAAGTTGCGCGGCTTTGGGGGCAAGACCGGGTTCTGGGAGCACAACCTTGAATCCTTCACCCTGATGGCCGGCCTGGCAGCGGTCACCAGCCGCATCCAGTTGTTCGCCACCGCCGCCACCCTGACCCTGCCGCCGGCGATCGTCGCGCGCATGGCGGCGACCATCGACTCCATCTCCAACGGCCGCTTCGGCGTCAACCTGGTGACCGGCTGGCAAAAGCCCGAGTACGAGCAGATGGGCCTGTGGCCCGGCGACGAGTTCTTCTCGACGCGCTATGACTACCTCGCCGAATACACTCAGGTGCTGCGCGACCTGTGGACCACCGGGCACAGCAACCTGAAGGGCAAGTACTTCACCATGGACGACTGCCGCGTCAGCCCGCAGCCCCAGGCCGACATGAAGATCATCTGCGCTGGCCAGAGCGAAACCGGCATGGCCTTCTCGTCGCAGTACGCGGACTACAACTTCTGCTTCGGCAAGGGCGTCAACACCCCCACCGCCTTCGCCCCGACCGCTGCCAAGCTGGTCGAAGCCAATGCCAGGACCGGGCGTAACGTCACCGCCTGCGCGTTGTTCATGATCATCGCCGACGACACCGATGACGCCGCCCGCGAGCGCTGGGAATTCATCAAGGCCGGTGCCGATCAGGAAGCCATCGCCTGGCTCGGCGAGAAAGGCGCCGCCGATCAGAGCCCGGGGTCGAACATGCGCCAGATGGCCGACCCGACCTCAGCGGTGAACATCAACATGGGCACCCTGGTGGGCTCATGGGCCTCGGTGGCACGCATGCTCGATGAGGTCGCCACGGTGCCCGGCACCCAGGGCGTGATGCTGGTGTTCGACGACTTCATCAAGGGCGTCGAGGACTTCGGCAGCAAGATCCAGCCCCTGATGCACTCGCGCCAACACATCAATACCTTGCAGGAGTCCGCATGA
- the rutR gene encoding HTH-type transcriptional regulator RutR: MAKSAPAPKPPAPKPKTPASRTAKPAAKARPAASAKVAKTPREPSATTVSRRMRLVEGKRTAILEAALEIFSRFGLHGTSLDQVASMADVSKTNLLYYFSSKEELYISVLRQLLEVWLLPLRGFSVDQDPVQAISEYIRVKLELSRDHPAESRLFCLEIIQGAPLLLTELEQPLRDIVEAKVAVIQAWIDAGKLAPVEPHHLIFSLWATTQHYADFRAQIDAVTGKTLDDPLFFNEVLGNLQGLILNGIRPR; encoded by the coding sequence GTGGCTAAAAGCGCGCCTGCGCCCAAACCCCCTGCGCCCAAACCCAAGACGCCTGCCTCACGCACTGCCAAGCCCGCCGCGAAAGCCAGGCCCGCCGCTTCAGCCAAGGTCGCAAAGACCCCGCGCGAACCCAGCGCCACCACGGTGAGCCGGCGCATGCGGCTGGTCGAGGGCAAGCGCACAGCCATTCTGGAGGCCGCGCTGGAGATCTTTTCCCGCTTCGGTCTGCACGGCACCAGCCTCGACCAGGTCGCCAGCATGGCCGACGTGTCGAAGACCAACCTGCTGTATTACTTCAGCAGCAAGGAAGAGCTCTACATCAGTGTGCTGCGCCAGTTGCTGGAAGTCTGGCTGCTGCCGTTGCGCGGCTTCAGCGTCGACCAGGATCCGGTCCAGGCGATCAGCGAGTACATCCGCGTCAAGCTGGAGTTGTCTCGCGATCATCCGGCCGAATCGCGGCTGTTCTGCCTGGAGATCATCCAAGGCGCGCCGTTGTTGCTGACCGAGCTGGAGCAGCCGCTGCGCGATATCGTCGAAGCTAAAGTGGCGGTGATTCAGGCGTGGATAGATGCCGGCAAGCTGGCGCCGGTCGAGCCGCATCACTTGATATTTTCGCTGTGGGCGACGACCCAGCATTACGCTGACTTCCGCGCGCAGATCGACGCGGTGACGGGCAAGACGCTGGACGATCCGCTGTTCTTCAATGAGGTGCTGGGCAATCTGCAGGGTTTGATTCTGAACGGTATTCGGCCGCGCTGA
- a CDS encoding 2-oxoglutarate and iron-dependent oxygenase domain-containing protein: MTLQYVPIIDLAPYFSGQPEGKAAVAQAVRQACKDIGFLVITEHQIPAELIQRVSAQTRAFFDMPLAEKRKVDRPSPEMVRGYSAVAEESLSYSLEESAPGDLKESFSIGPSDVPADDYYHNAVAGPHFAPNVWPAEHLLPGFQRAYREYFSAMSELAQSLMRLFALALELDEHFFDDKIDRHISMFRSLSYPDIKTEVEAGQMRASAHTDYGSLTIVRPDNALGGLQVRNRQGEWVDVPYVADGFVVNIGDLMMQWTNDEWISTLHRVVNPPLASATDNRRQSLVFFHQPNYDTLIECLPGCLPAGSVPRHAAVTSGDHLLAKFVKQTTFGGSKVA, encoded by the coding sequence ATGACCCTGCAATACGTGCCCATCATCGATCTCGCTCCATACTTCTCCGGCCAGCCTGAGGGCAAGGCCGCCGTGGCACAGGCCGTGCGCCAGGCGTGCAAGGACATCGGTTTTCTGGTGATCACCGAGCACCAGATCCCGGCCGAGTTGATCCAGCGGGTGTCCGCGCAAACCCGCGCGTTCTTCGACATGCCCCTGGCTGAAAAGCGCAAGGTCGATCGCCCCAGCCCCGAGATGGTGCGCGGTTACAGTGCAGTCGCCGAAGAAAGTCTGTCGTACTCGCTGGAAGAAAGCGCGCCAGGCGACCTCAAGGAATCCTTCTCCATCGGCCCCAGCGACGTGCCCGCCGATGACTACTACCACAACGCCGTCGCGGGCCCGCATTTCGCCCCCAACGTGTGGCCGGCCGAGCATTTGCTGCCGGGTTTCCAGCGTGCCTATCGCGAATACTTCAGCGCCATGAGCGAACTGGCGCAGTCGCTCATGCGCCTGTTCGCCTTGGCGCTCGAGCTCGACGAGCATTTTTTCGACGACAAGATCGACCGCCACATCAGCATGTTCCGCAGCCTCAGTTATCCGGACATCAAGACCGAGGTCGAGGCCGGGCAGATGCGCGCCAGTGCCCACACCGATTACGGCAGCCTGACCATCGTGCGCCCGGACAACGCCCTGGGTGGCCTGCAAGTGCGCAACCGCCAGGGCGAGTGGGTCGACGTGCCCTATGTGGCCGACGGCTTTGTGGTCAATATCGGCGACCTGATGATGCAGTGGACCAACGACGAGTGGATCTCCACGCTGCACCGCGTGGTCAATCCGCCGCTGGCCAGCGCCACCGACAACCGCCGCCAGTCGCTGGTGTTCTTTCACCAGCCCAACTACGACACCCTGATCGAATGCCTCCCCGGTTGCCTGCCCGCGGGTAGCGTACCGCGTCATGCGGCGGTGACCTCGGGCGATCACTTGCTGGCGAAGTTCGTCAAGCAGACTACTTTCGGCGGCAGCAAGGTGGCGTGA
- a CDS encoding VOC family protein gives MNTLSYVNVFAQDIEALSGFYAQLFGFEEIQAIRSPIFRGLDTGKSCIGFNAPQAYALLGLEQFAGSTGARFLLNIDVASQAEVDRLVPLAVASGATLVKAPYQTYYHWYQAVLLDPEQNVFRINFMG, from the coding sequence ATGAATACCCTCTCGTACGTCAATGTTTTCGCCCAGGACATCGAAGCGCTGAGCGGTTTTTATGCGCAGCTGTTCGGCTTCGAGGAGATCCAGGCGATCCGTTCGCCGATCTTTCGCGGCCTCGACACGGGCAAGTCGTGTATCGGCTTCAATGCTCCCCAGGCTTATGCATTGTTGGGTCTGGAACAGTTCGCCGGCAGCACCGGCGCCAGGTTCCTGCTCAACATCGACGTCGCCAGCCAGGCCGAAGTGGATCGCCTGGTACCCCTGGCCGTGGCCAGTGGCGCGACGTTGGTCAAGGCGCCTTACCAGACTTACTACCACTGGTATCAGGCGGTGTTGCTCGATCCCGAACAAAACGTATTCCGCATCAACTTCATGGGTTGA
- a CDS encoding BMP family ABC transporter substrate-binding protein yields MLNGFRKNAVAVAIGLGVASGAMAEGLTLEKPAKIAMVYISPRNDGGWTQAFDEARVKLEKDLDTKIQYVESVPENAAAITPVVDRLIARGANVIIGTAFGYSDTFLELAKKYPKVAFLNGSGTTNAPNLESFYGRTYESQYLCGMAAGAASKTGKLGFVAANPFGQVNWTVNAYELGALQINPKATVNVIFTGAWNDPVKERAASMALIDSGADVIGQHVDTPTPQIVAQERGVLGTGHHRDLSEFAPKATVCSSEWVWDRFLGPELKKIIAGNWMPPANGALLSMQQGGTDITLKPGDKISAADQAKIMAARDKLLKGELLIYSGPMSDRDGKERIAAGQHLADPDLWKMDWFVKGVISQQ; encoded by the coding sequence ATGCTCAACGGATTTCGTAAAAATGCTGTGGCGGTTGCAATCGGCCTTGGGGTGGCCAGTGGCGCGATGGCGGAAGGCCTGACCCTGGAAAAACCAGCGAAGATCGCCATGGTGTACATCAGCCCGCGCAACGACGGCGGGTGGACCCAGGCGTTCGACGAAGCTCGGGTCAAGCTGGAAAAAGACCTCGACACCAAGATCCAGTACGTCGAAAGCGTCCCGGAAAACGCCGCCGCCATCACCCCCGTGGTCGACCGCCTGATCGCCCGTGGCGCCAACGTCATCATCGGCACTGCGTTCGGCTACTCCGACACCTTCCTGGAACTGGCAAAAAAATACCCGAAAGTGGCCTTCCTCAACGGCTCGGGTACCACCAATGCGCCGAACCTCGAATCCTTCTACGGCCGCACTTACGAGAGCCAGTACCTGTGTGGCATGGCCGCCGGCGCCGCGTCGAAAACCGGCAAGCTGGGCTTCGTTGCCGCCAACCCCTTCGGCCAGGTCAACTGGACCGTCAACGCCTACGAACTGGGCGCCTTGCAGATCAACCCCAAGGCCACCGTCAACGTGATTTTCACGGGTGCCTGGAACGACCCGGTCAAGGAGCGCGCCGCGAGCATGGCGCTGATCGACAGCGGCGCCGATGTGATCGGCCAGCACGTCGACACCCCGACACCGCAGATCGTCGCTCAGGAACGCGGCGTGCTCGGCACCGGCCATCACCGCGACCTCAGCGAGTTCGCCCCCAAGGCCACGGTGTGCTCGTCGGAGTGGGTGTGGGATCGCTTCCTCGGCCCGGAATTGAAAAAGATCATCGCCGGCAACTGGATGCCGCCGGCCAATGGCGCGCTGCTGTCTATGCAGCAGGGCGGTACCGACATCACGCTCAAACCCGGCGACAAGATCTCCGCCGCCGATCAGGCGAAAATCATGGCCGCGCGCGACAAGCTGCTCAAGGGCGAACTGCTGATCTACAGCGGGCCGATGAGCGACCGTGATGGCAAGGAACGCATCGCCGCCGGTCAGCACCTGGCCGATCCGGACCTGTGGAAGATGGACTGGTTCGTCAAGGGAGTGATCTCCCAGCAATGA
- a CDS encoding ABC transporter ATP-binding protein → MSQINAIQLTGINKSFDGFQALSDASFTACWGEVHALLGENGAGKSSLMNIAAGLYAPESGSLLINDNLVRLKGPSDASGHRIGMVHQHFKLVRPFTVAQNIILGLPAEPGAGSYSKRLKHLEAQITAKAAELGFAIDPRQIVETLSVAEQQRVEILKVLMAGARILILDEPTAVLTDQEAERLLATVQSFARQGAAVVLVTHKMADVKRYADRVTVMRGGRTVQTLAPQGVSIEQLVRLTVGESAPTAEYQAASPGEARLVVRDLRSPAGQGPLRGIDMTLHAGQIYGIAGVGGNGQSELANALMGLAQATEGEILLQGFGDLRTASSESRRALGIASIPADRYGAALAGSLSVAENFGIGQIHSGRYGPFAFLRGKRLQEDAAAAIEAFDVQGVRSLKQKAALLSGGNAQKLVIAREFSREPQLVLVHSPSRGLDVRATQAVHGRLRAARDAGAAVLVISEDLDEVLALADRIGVMNGGRIVAQFERPADRQAIGRAMVSHD, encoded by the coding sequence ATGAGCCAGATCAACGCGATTCAGCTGACCGGCATCAACAAGTCGTTCGATGGCTTCCAGGCGCTGAGCGATGCCAGTTTTACCGCCTGCTGGGGCGAGGTGCATGCGTTGCTCGGCGAGAACGGCGCGGGCAAGTCCTCGCTGATGAACATCGCTGCCGGTCTGTATGCACCGGAAAGCGGGTCGCTGTTGATCAACGACAACCTGGTGCGGCTCAAGGGCCCGAGCGATGCCAGCGGGCATCGGATCGGCATGGTGCACCAGCATTTCAAGCTGGTGCGGCCCTTTACCGTGGCCCAGAACATCATCCTCGGCTTGCCGGCCGAGCCCGGCGCTGGCAGCTACAGCAAGCGCCTCAAACACCTCGAAGCACAGATCACCGCCAAGGCGGCGGAACTGGGCTTCGCCATCGACCCGCGGCAGATCGTCGAGACCTTGTCGGTCGCCGAGCAGCAGCGTGTGGAAATCCTCAAGGTGTTGATGGCCGGGGCGCGCATTCTGATTCTCGACGAGCCCACCGCCGTGCTCACCGATCAGGAGGCCGAACGCCTGCTGGCGACCGTGCAGTCGTTCGCTCGCCAAGGCGCGGCAGTGGTGTTGGTGACGCACAAGATGGCCGACGTCAAACGCTATGCCGACCGCGTTACGGTGATGCGCGGCGGTCGGACGGTGCAGACGCTCGCCCCGCAAGGCGTTTCGATCGAGCAACTGGTGCGCCTGACCGTCGGTGAGTCCGCGCCTACCGCCGAATATCAGGCCGCCAGCCCCGGCGAAGCGCGCCTGGTGGTGCGTGATCTGCGCTCCCCAGCCGGGCAGGGGCCCTTGCGCGGTATCGACATGACCCTGCACGCCGGGCAGATCTACGGGATCGCCGGGGTCGGCGGCAACGGCCAGAGCGAATTGGCCAATGCGTTGATGGGCCTGGCGCAGGCGACCGAGGGCGAAATCCTTTTGCAGGGCTTTGGTGACCTGCGCACCGCCAGCAGCGAGTCGCGCCGGGCTTTGGGCATCGCCTCGATTCCCGCCGACCGCTACGGTGCGGCACTGGCCGGCAGCCTGTCGGTGGCGGAAAACTTCGGCATCGGCCAGATCCACAGCGGGCGCTATGGGCCCTTTGCCTTTCTGCGCGGTAAACGGTTGCAGGAGGACGCTGCGGCCGCGATCGAAGCTTTCGACGTGCAGGGCGTGCGCTCGCTCAAGCAAAAGGCCGCGCTGTTGTCGGGCGGCAATGCGCAAAAACTGGTGATCGCCCGCGAGTTCAGCCGCGAGCCGCAGTTGGTGCTGGTGCACAGCCCCAGCCGTGGCCTGGATGTGCGCGCCACGCAAGCGGTGCACGGGCGTTTGCGCGCCGCCCGCGATGCTGGCGCGGCGGTGTTGGTGATCAGCGAAGACCTCGATGAAGTGCTGGCCCTGGCCGACCGCATCGGGGTCATGAACGGCGGCCGTATCGTCGCGCAATTCGAACGCCCTGCCGATCGCCAGGCGATTGGTCGGGCCATGGTGAGTCATGACTGA
- a CDS encoding ABC transporter permease translates to MAASPDTGAPAAAGARQPWLARRYTLEIRQQLGWGWQALIIALALVVGLAICAAILIGAGVPAAQLLDEFVVLTVLDPQNFKAVLFQAAPMIMVGLAGCMAFRARFWNLGLEGQMIWGGIGATAVSLFDIGPDSLRLPLMLVVAMLCGMLWTLAPVLLKLRLKVNEIISTLMLNYIAANFLLHLLYGSWKDPRDNFPYSPPYRAFERLPDLFDGFNAAIVLALVVTLLALWFIGISRAGLYLRFVDANPRVAGAVGVPVRKMIVGTVLLSGALAGIAGFMVTAGQEGRLTQAFYQGYGFSGILIAFLARNNPLAATLVALLVAMLFVTGRSLQVFYQIPFSMVQLIQAILVICVASSDFFIRHRMRRIQGSDAPSGEL, encoded by the coding sequence ATGGCTGCTTCTCCCGATACGGGCGCCCCGGCCGCTGCAGGTGCGCGTCAGCCCTGGCTGGCGCGGCGCTACACCCTGGAAATTCGCCAGCAACTGGGCTGGGGCTGGCAGGCGCTGATCATCGCTCTGGCGCTGGTGGTCGGCCTGGCGATCTGTGCGGCGATCCTGATCGGCGCCGGCGTGCCGGCCGCGCAGTTGCTCGACGAGTTCGTGGTGCTCACGGTGCTCGATCCGCAGAACTTCAAGGCGGTGCTGTTTCAGGCGGCACCGATGATCATGGTCGGCCTCGCCGGCTGCATGGCGTTTCGCGCGCGCTTCTGGAACCTGGGCCTTGAAGGGCAGATGATCTGGGGCGGGATTGGCGCCACGGCGGTGTCGTTGTTCGACATCGGCCCGGACAGCCTGCGCCTGCCGCTGATGCTGGTGGTGGCAATGCTTTGCGGCATGCTCTGGACGCTAGCGCCGGTGCTGCTGAAGTTGCGCTTGAAGGTCAACGAGATCATCTCGACGCTGATGCTCAACTACATCGCCGCCAACTTCCTCCTGCACCTGCTGTACGGCAGCTGGAAGGACCCGCGCGACAACTTTCCGTATTCGCCGCCCTACCGGGCTTTCGAGCGCCTGCCGGATCTGTTCGATGGCTTCAATGCCGCCATCGTCCTGGCCTTGGTAGTCACGCTGCTGGCGCTTTGGTTCATCGGGATCTCGCGGGCCGGGCTGTACCTGCGCTTCGTCGACGCCAACCCGCGGGTCGCCGGCGCGGTCGGCGTGCCGGTGCGCAAGATGATCGTCGGCACGGTGTTGTTGTCCGGGGCGCTGGCGGGCATCGCCGGGTTCATGGTCACGGCTGGGCAGGAAGGGCGCCTGACTCAGGCGTTCTATCAGGGCTACGGTTTTTCCGGGATTTTGATTGCCTTTCTGGCGCGCAACAACCCGCTGGCGGCGACCCTCGTTGCACTGCTGGTGGCCATGCTGTTCGTCACCGGGCGCAGCCTGCAGGTGTTCTATCAGATTCCGTTTTCGATGGTGCAACTGATCCAGGCGATCCTGGTGATCTGCGTGGCCTCGTCGGACTTTTTCATTCGCCACCGCATGCGGCGTATCCAGGGCAGTGACGCCCCAAGCGGAGAACTGTGA
- a CDS encoding ABC transporter permease, with translation MDLIANWLGNSPDFAVPFALAALGLIITERAGVLALGAEGLMLVGALAGIGAQMKFGTPMISLLIAMLAASVVSLLFALMVIVLRINQVIAGLALVFFCQGLTGLLGTLLEWTNHPVSGLAAVHLWPLSELPLVGKLFVQNPVVYLTGLIFLAVVAFLERTQGGLRLRAVGENPQAADAAGISVFNYRLAAILAGGALIGLAGGYISVLSTKMWIADMTGGRGWIAVSLVIFARWSPWRALAGAILFGCIEALIPQLAATGVRLPQYFVQMTPYAVTLLVMIWVAMGKRQSGSQPGALGEPFIREERR, from the coding sequence ATGGACCTGATCGCCAACTGGTTGGGCAACTCGCCGGATTTCGCCGTGCCGTTCGCTTTGGCTGCGCTGGGTTTGATCATCACCGAGCGGGCCGGGGTGCTGGCGTTGGGTGCCGAAGGGCTGATGCTGGTCGGCGCGCTGGCCGGGATCGGTGCGCAGATGAAATTCGGCACGCCGATGATTTCGCTGCTGATAGCCATGCTCGCGGCCAGCGTGGTATCGCTGCTGTTCGCGTTGATGGTGATCGTGTTGCGCATCAACCAGGTGATCGCGGGGCTGGCGCTGGTGTTTTTCTGTCAGGGCCTGACCGGCTTGCTCGGCACCTTGCTGGAGTGGACCAACCACCCGGTCAGTGGCCTGGCGGCGGTGCATCTCTGGCCACTGTCGGAGCTGCCGCTGGTGGGCAAGTTGTTCGTGCAGAACCCGGTGGTGTACCTCACGGGGCTGATCTTTTTGGCAGTGGTGGCGTTTCTGGAGCGCACTCAGGGCGGGCTGCGCTTGCGGGCCGTGGGCGAGAATCCCCAGGCGGCCGACGCGGCGGGGATTTCGGTGTTCAATTACCGGTTGGCGGCGATTCTGGCGGGCGGCGCGCTGATCGGTTTGGCGGGGGGTTATATTTCGGTGCTGAGCACCAAGATGTGGATCGCCGACATGACCGGCGGCCGGGGCTGGATCGCGGTATCGCTGGTGATTTTCGCGCGCTGGTCGCCATGGCGGGCGCTGGCGGGCGCGATTCTGTTCGGCTGCATCGAGGCGTTGATTCCGCAGCTGGCCGCCACTGGCGTGCGCTTGCCGCAGTATTTCGTGCAGATGACGCCCTATGCGGTGACCTTGCTGGTGATGATCTGGGTGGCCATGGGCAAGCGCCAGTCGGGCAGTCAGCCAGGGGCGCTGGGCGAGCCGTTCATTCGCGAAGAACGGCGTTGA
- a CDS encoding DUF465 domain-containing protein: MPVKHNLFEDLKLSKEEVAKHRQTDALLNSLLGEYDSIDAEVVQAEANAAADDTVRKLKEKRLLIKDRIVQRLENPGTRGAAKNL; this comes from the coding sequence ATGCCAGTGAAGCACAATCTGTTCGAAGACCTGAAACTCAGCAAGGAAGAGGTCGCCAAGCACAGGCAGACCGATGCCCTGCTCAACAGTCTGCTCGGCGAATACGACAGCATCGATGCCGAGGTGGTACAGGCCGAGGCCAACGCGGCAGCGGACGACACGGTCCGGAAGCTCAAGGAAAAGCGCTTGCTGATCAAGGACAGGATCGTTCAGCGACTGGAGAATCCAGGTACTCGTGGGGCGGCGAAGAACCTCTAG
- a CDS encoding 5-carboxymethyl-2-hydroxymuconate Delta-isomerase, producing MPHLHLEYTRNLPLPDVDALLLRLNHALMATGQIANEADIKSRALELQTFRVGTAPGERGFLYAKLALLAGRSPETKKHLSDALIAVLKEAAVWPKGVDIQFGVEIVDMQRESYGKERLQS from the coding sequence ATGCCGCATCTTCACCTCGAATACACCCGCAACCTGCCGCTGCCCGATGTCGACGCCTTGTTGCTGCGCCTCAATCACGCATTGATGGCCACCGGGCAGATCGCCAACGAAGCCGATATCAAGAGCCGCGCCCTGGAACTGCAGACTTTCAGAGTAGGGACTGCGCCGGGCGAACGCGGCTTTTTGTACGCCAAGCTGGCGTTGCTGGCCGGGCGCTCGCCAGAGACCAAGAAGCACCTGTCCGATGCCCTGATCGCGGTGCTGAAAGAGGCGGCGGTTTGGCCCAAAGGTGTCGACATTCAGTTCGGGGTGGAGATCGTCGATATGCAGCGCGAGAGTTATGGCAAGGAGCGGCTGCAGTCCTGA